In Acidobacteriota bacterium, the sequence TTGCATGAACTGGCGGATATTGCCGAAGCCCACAATGTTAAACTGGCATTTGAATTTTTAGGTCAGACCGATTGCAGCGTGCAGACGTTGGAAGTTGCTAAAGAAATCGTCGAACGAGTGGGTCGCCAAAGTGTCGGGCTGGTGATTGACAGTTTTCATTTTTATGCGGGCGGGTCAAACGCAACAGCGATTGCTTCTCTCAATCCCGAACGATTGTTCATTTTCCACATCAACGATGCCGAAGACCGACCGCGCGCGGAACTCGAAGACTGCCATCGCTTGTTGCCGGGACTTGGCATCTTGCCGCTTGCGCAGATGATTGCGGCTTTCCGACGCATCAACTATGACGGTGTGACGAGCGTCGAAATTTTCCGTCCCGAATACTGGGAGCGCGATCCCTTTGAACTGGCGAAAGCGGCGCGACAGGCTCTCACAAACGTCATGCAGTAAACCTTCCGAACCCCTTTCGGCGCACTCCGTATCCTCTGCGATTTAATTTTTCAGGTCAGGGAAACCGCAGAGGTCGCAGAAAATCCTGCACTATAGCGGTTTGCAATACGATTTACTGAGGTTGAATAAGCAGTCTTTGACCGCTCTCTCAACAGAGACTGAATAAACGCTTTTGCAAACCGCTATAAAAGACGATTGCTACTTTTTGCATTCAATTACCAACGGCGCTTCACAACCGCCGCCGGAATTTCCTCACTCATTAAGGCGACTACTCCCACGCATCATCCAAAAAGAAAAAGGCAGTAAGTCTCGATGACTTACTGCCAACGGTTTACTGCCTGCTGCTTACGATTTACTGCGTCGCGCCTCCGTTTGGCGGTCGTCTGGTCGGACGGCGTGTGGTGCCTCCCGGAAGAGGAGTGCCGCCGCTTCCCGGCGTTCTCGCGCCGCCACTGGTATCGGAAGCCAGCAAAGCATTAATGGGTTCCTCATAAATAACGATTTTGCCAGCGTCTGTGAGCTGTTTTTTCAAGCCGTCGAGATACGCCTGGAACATATCGCTGCGTTTGCTCTGTAATAATTTATCTTCGATACCGCGACGTTCTTTCTGAAAGGCTTCGCCCATATCCGGGTCTTTGCGGGAAACCGCCGCAACCACAACATAGCGGTCGCCATCATCAATTTTTATCGGGTCTTTCACCACTTCACCGGCTTTCAGTTTATAAACCGGTTCGCGTTGCCCTTCGTTGACCACCGCGCCGATGGAATCGTTCGCGGTCATACCGGCGCGTTCATCGGTGGTGGCTTTCACGGCGTCGCCTGCGGCTTTCATGGCATCAGGAGTTGCCGCCTGCGCGATTTTACGGGCATCCGTTAAAGCCAGTTCGCGGGCTTTAGCCTGACGATATTTGTCTTCGACTTTGGCTTTCACTTCTTCAAACGCCGGGTCGTGGGCATCACGTTTTTCGATGAATTCGGCAACCGCAAAACCGTTATTGACATTGAGTCGCTCGCTGATGTCGCCGGGGTTTTTCATATCAAAGAGCGCCGTATCGACATCGGAATAAGCGCCAAGGTCGGCGATGCTTTCGCCTTTTACAAACAGTGGCGTCTCTTTCACGGTAGCGACGCCCGCGCCATATTTCTTATTGATTTCATCGGCGACGGCACTGGCGTTTTTCGTCTCTTTGTATTTCGCCAACGCTTCGTCGGCAATCTCTACGCCTTTGCTGTAGCCTTTGCGGGTGCGGGCTTCTTTGAGAAGTTGGGCTTTGGCTTCTTCAAATGAAGGCAATTTGCGGTCGGTAACTTTCAAAATATAAAACTTGTCGCCTTTGCGAATCGGGGCGCTCACTTCATCTTTTGCCATCGTGAAGACGCGATTTAACGGGTCATCGCTTTCGCGCTTGTCATCTTTATTCAAATAGCCGAGGTCGCCGCCACTGGCTTTGGTCTTGGCATCTTCGCTCAGTTCGCGCGCCAGTTTGGCGAAATCTTCTGCGGCTTTGCCGTCTTCGCCTTTGGCGCGTTTGACGATGTCATCGGCTTTCTTTTGCACCTCGGCATCGGGCGTCGGCGCGGGCGTTGTGCCGGCGGCGGGTTTGGCGTCGGTTTTCTTTGGGATGTTCAGGACAATCTCACTGACGCGGACTTGTTTGATGTGATTTTCAGGTTGAAATTCGTTTTTGAGTTCGTCATCGGAAATCTGCACCGCTTCACCGGCTTTCGCCTGATCGATGAACACATAGCGGGCTTTGCGCTGTTCGCCGGAGATATAGAAATCGGCTTTGTTCTGGTTGAAGTAGTTTTGCAAATCGGCGTCATTGACGGTCACCTGCGGGCGATATTTGGCGGCTTCGACTTCGACCCAGCGAAAAGTGTATTGCGTATTGGTGCGGCGATAATCGTCTTCAACTTCCTGGGGAGTCACCTGCGCGGCGGCAGAAATGTAGGCGCGCAGTTTCTCTTCCATAATCGAAGCGCGCAGGTTCTGTTCAAATTCGATTTCGTTGGTGCCGGCCTGTTGCAGGCGGGCGCGATACTGTTCAATGCCGGGCCAGGGCGAAAATACCTGTTTGAGGCGTTCGCGCACTTCATCATCGGTTGCGCCGAAATTATATTGCTCGGCTTCGTATTGAATGAGTTCCCGGCGAATCAGGTTGTCCATCACGGTTTGCCCGTACAGGTCATAGACGGTGGACAAACTTTGTTGTTGCATATTGCCCTGTCCCATAGACATTTGTTGCCCGTAGAGATTGAGCGAGGTGCGCAAGTCTTTGACCTTGACTTTGCGGTTCAAGACTTTGGCAACCACATCATCATCTTCGCCGGTTGACGGGTCAAGTCCGAGTCCTGAGCGCATACCGGGCGCAAAAAAGCCGATTAAACCGACGGATAAAGCCGCGACGAAAATAATCAACAGGGCTTTGCGCGAACGGTCACGCTTATTTAAAAACTTCAACATAAAATCTATTGCCTCCGAAAAGTTACTCAGTTCAGTTGTGCAAGAAAATCACGCCTGAGAAGAAACTGGCATTTTAGTTTAAACACCGAAGAATTGACAACCGCCTGACGGGAAGTCGTCCTGACTCATTAAAAAAGAAGCTATCGAAACTCACGGATAATTTTTAGGGTCTTCCAATATCAATCCTTCAGCAATTACTGCCACGTTCAATTCGTCATCTGAACTGACAATGGTTAATGTCGGTGCCGCAGCCGCAGGAACCGTTTTGGCGACTGACTTGATTTGCGCATCAATCTCTAAAGCAACCGCTAATTGAACCGCATCATAAGCTCTCAACTGATAATTCTCAGTCAAGTCCATCGCCGCAGCAATCAGGCTGCCTGGTATTTCGGAAACCTTATACTGTTTTGCAAAATCGTAACGAAACTGTTTGCTCGCCGTATCTGCATCAGTTTTGCTGATGCTTTTGGTTCTGATACGTCTGGTAATAGCTGCCAGAACTTCAACGCCAGTAATTTCTGCAATATAAATTTTATAATTAGCCGCAGGGTCAGTGATGGCGCGAACCCAATCTGTTCCAGTTTCCCGCACATAACGTTTGACGAGAGCGCTGGAATCAAAAAAGTAGACCGACAATTATCTGCGCTCCTCTATGATAGTCTCGGAAATCGGTTTACCTTTGACCTTTATCGGCACACGTTTTTTGTACGGCGTAAAATCGGTTATTGGTTCGTTAATACGTTTCAATAATCCGATTTCAAACAGTTTTTGTTCTAGTTGATTTTCTTTAACCAATCGAAGGTTATTCAGCACTGCGGCATCATTAGGATCTAATTTTAAAGCTTTTTCCAAAACCTTCTCAGCTTCTTCCAATTTTCCAAGCCAATTATATATCATTCCTAAATCATTAAGATCCGCTTTATTCAACCGATTGTTTTCTACTAATCTTTTACAAATCTCAAATGCTTTATTGAAACATTTCTCCTTCTTGGATTTCTTCCTATACGCCATTTCTACATACATCAGCGCAAGGGAAAAATATGAAGCTACATCCTTCTTATTAATTTCAATGGCTTGTTCAAAAGCTATTTCTGCCTGTTGCCAATGCTGTAGCTTATAGTGTGTATAACCCAAATAATAATGAGCATCTGATGCGTCTGCACTTAACCGGATTCCTTTGTTAAGACATTTTAGAGCTTTATAGAATTTGTCAAGTTGAATATAAACTATTCCTAAACTCAGATAGGTGTCTGCGTCTTCAGGAAAAAGCTTTACCGTTTCTTCCCAAGCATTGACCGCTTTCTTTAAATCACCAGATTGATAGTATGCCACTCCTCGTGAGTAATGACTTTCTAGCGAAGGCGGATAAGTTCCCTCCTTGAAAGCGAAGGAAATGTTTTTGTTCCTAATTTCCGAGTTAAACAGAACTACATTACGTTCTTGTATTAACTCTTCCATCAACGGGAGGTTATTAAGTTCCTTGCCCGATTGTGCCGGTTGCAAATTCATTTTTCACCTTCCACTATCTCCTTAAATCGCGGGTCGGCTTTGATGGATTCAAAATCAGGGTCGCTGGAGGCGCGCACCGCATTCAATGCCCGCAGATGTTCGGACGATTCGCTGAGATATTTAATCGCGTTTTCGGTGTCGCCACGCAGGGCGTACAACGATGCCATGTAATATTTCGTGTACGGGTCGCCTGCGCCTTTCACCAGTAATTCTTCAAAACGGCGAATCGCATCACTGAAGTACAACTCGGCATCCGGTTGGTTGCCTTTGCGAAGCAGCGCCGCGCCGATTTTCTGATCGAGTTCAATCAATGTCCTATCGCGCAAGGCGTGGTCGCTTGCCGCTAAGTGACTGCGCTCTTTTTCATATTCGGCAATCGCTTCGTCAAAGCGTTCCTGACGATAAAACGCATAACCTAAACGCCCGTGCGCCCCGACAACCTGCAACCCTTCTTTGCCGGACATGAATTTTTCCTGCAATTCGACGGCTTGCCGCGCCGTCACTTCGGCGCTGTGATAATCGCCCTGAATGGCATAAAGCAAGGCGAGTTGCAAATAGGCATACCCTTGCTCAGGATTGAGGGTCAAGGCGTGCTGCAAT encodes:
- a CDS encoding tetratricopeptide repeat protein; amino-acid sequence: MNLQPAQSGKELNNLPLMEELIQERNVVLFNSEIRNKNISFAFKEGTYPPSLESHYSRGVAYYQSGDLKKAVNAWEETVKLFPEDADTYLSLGIVYIQLDKFYKALKCLNKGIRLSADASDAHYYLGYTHYKLQHWQQAEIAFEQAIEINKKDVASYFSLALMYVEMAYRKKSKKEKCFNKAFEICKRLVENNRLNKADLNDLGMIYNWLGKLEEAEKVLEKALKLDPNDAAVLNNLRLVKENQLEQKLFEIGLLKRINEPITDFTPYKKRVPIKVKGKPISETIIEERR
- a CDS encoding sugar phosphate isomerase/epimerase; amino-acid sequence: MKFALNGATTMTASLETDIRAAREAGFDGLEIWAAKLRVYLKTHSTAELKKLFDEHGVEVYSINSIEHITFRDPNAYAAILNECRELCGIAADLNCPYIVVVPGLMPAGATHEQVIEESARVLHELADIAEAHNVKLAFEFLGQTDCSVQTLEVAKEIVERVGRQSVGLVIDSFHFYAGGSNATAIASLNPERLFIFHINDAEDRPRAELEDCHRLLPGLGILPLAQMIAAFRRINYDGVTSVEIFRPEYWERDPFELAKAARQALTNVMQ
- a CDS encoding SurA N-terminal domain-containing protein — translated: MLKFLNKRDRSRKALLIIFVAALSVGLIGFFAPGMRSGLGLDPSTGEDDDVVAKVLNRKVKVKDLRTSLNLYGQQMSMGQGNMQQQSLSTVYDLYGQTVMDNLIRRELIQYEAEQYNFGATDDEVRERLKQVFSPWPGIEQYRARLQQAGTNEIEFEQNLRASIMEEKLRAYISAAAQVTPQEVEDDYRRTNTQYTFRWVEVEAAKYRPQVTVNDADLQNYFNQNKADFYISGEQRKARYVFIDQAKAGEAVQISDDELKNEFQPENHIKQVRVSEIVLNIPKKTDAKPAAGTTPAPTPDAEVQKKADDIVKRAKGEDGKAAEDFAKLARELSEDAKTKASGGDLGYLNKDDKRESDDPLNRVFTMAKDEVSAPIRKGDKFYILKVTDRKLPSFEEAKAQLLKEARTRKGYSKGVEIADEALAKYKETKNASAVADEINKKYGAGVATVKETPLFVKGESIADLGAYSDVDTALFDMKNPGDISERLNVNNGFAVAEFIEKRDAHDPAFEEVKAKVEDKYRQAKARELALTDARKIAQAATPDAMKAAGDAVKATTDERAGMTANDSIGAVVNEGQREPVYKLKAGEVVKDPIKIDDGDRYVVVAAVSRKDPDMGEAFQKERRGIEDKLLQSKRSDMFQAYLDGLKKQLTDAGKIVIYEEPINALLASDTSGGARTPGSGGTPLPGGTTRRPTRRPPNGGATQ
- a CDS encoding type II toxin-antitoxin system VapC family toxin, with translation MSVYFFDSSALVKRYVRETGTDWVRAITDPAANYKIYIAEITGVEVLAAITRRIRTKSISKTDADTASKQFRYDFAKQYKVSEIPGSLIAAAMDLTENYQLRAYDAVQLAVALEIDAQIKSVAKTVPAAAAPTLTIVSSDDELNVAVIAEGLILEDPKNYP